One genomic segment of Paraburkholderia phymatum STM815 includes these proteins:
- a CDS encoding polysaccharide deacetylase family protein, with the protein MTTVCLTFDFDAVAIWFSTFKQTTPTALSRGEYGVRAGIPRILAMLSRQDVRATFFTPAHTARNFGAAVKAISAAGHEVAAHGFVHETPVGLPIEEERDLLHRSLDVLESVTGKRPRGYRSPAWDLSDNTISLLEEAGLHYDSSMMANDFRPYFARKGDVMTEDRLTFGSDSSIVEFPVAWELDDYPYFHWSARPINPGLRSTEDVFSVWKAEFDAAHAEDGVFTLTCHPEISGRAPRVAMLERLIEHMRAQPGVRFATMDEAARQFKSAL; encoded by the coding sequence ATGACAACTGTATGTTTGACTTTTGATTTCGACGCGGTGGCAATCTGGTTTAGCACCTTCAAGCAAACCACGCCAACGGCCCTGTCGCGAGGCGAATACGGGGTGCGCGCTGGCATTCCTCGTATTCTCGCGATGCTCAGCCGACAGGATGTCAGGGCAACGTTTTTTACGCCTGCTCATACTGCACGAAATTTCGGAGCAGCGGTAAAGGCGATTTCGGCCGCAGGTCACGAAGTTGCGGCGCACGGATTTGTTCATGAGACCCCAGTCGGGCTCCCGATTGAGGAGGAGCGCGATTTGTTGCATCGGAGTCTCGATGTACTCGAATCGGTCACCGGGAAGAGGCCGCGTGGGTATCGCTCGCCAGCGTGGGATCTGAGCGATAACACCATCAGCCTTCTCGAAGAGGCGGGCTTGCATTACGACAGCAGCATGATGGCCAACGATTTCCGCCCCTACTTTGCCCGGAAAGGCGATGTGATGACGGAAGACAGGCTGACGTTTGGCTCGGATAGTTCAATCGTGGAATTTCCGGTTGCGTGGGAACTAGACGACTATCCCTACTTCCATTGGTCGGCGCGACCTATTAATCCTGGTTTACGTTCGACGGAAGACGTCTTCTCCGTCTGGAAGGCAGAGTTCGACGCTGCTCACGCGGAAGATGGTGTGTTCACATTGACCTGTCACCCGGAGATTTCGGGCCGAGCTCCCCGCGTGGCGATGCTTGAGCGCCTGATCGAGCATATGAGAGCTCAACCTGGTGTCAGGTTCGCGACGATGGATGAAGCGGCAAGACAATTCAAATCCGCGCTCTGA
- a CDS encoding NAD-dependent succinate-semialdehyde dehydrogenase codes for MVLLNLKDPTLLQTKCYIAGEWQDADNEQRLDVTNPATGEVIASVPRMAEAETRRAIDAANRAWPAWRAMTGKQRAAILRKWYDLMLENADDLALILTTEQGKPLAEAKGEIQYAASFIEWFGEEAKRIYGDVIPTVANDRRIVVTKEPVGVCAAITPWNFPAAMITRKVGPALAAGCPIVVRPADATPLSALALAVIAERAGVPKGVFNVITGSSRAIGAEMTSNPIVRKLSFTGSTDVGSTLMAQCAPTIKKLSLELGGNAPFIVFDDANVDAAVDGAIASKYRNTGQTCVCTNRFYVHERVYDEFATKLSDAVSRLKVGPGTTEGVTQGPLINEAAVLKIENHIQDALSKGARVLSGGKRHALGHGFFEPTVIVDATPSMLVAREETFGPVAPLFRFSSDDEVIELANDTEFGLAAYFYSRDIGRVWRIAEALEYGMVGINTGLISNEVAPFGGIKQSGVGREGSHYGVDEYTIVKYMCMGGI; via the coding sequence GTGGTCTTGCTTAATCTCAAAGATCCGACGCTTCTGCAAACTAAATGCTACATTGCCGGCGAGTGGCAGGATGCTGATAATGAGCAGCGTCTCGACGTCACGAATCCTGCGACTGGTGAAGTCATCGCAAGCGTCCCCCGGATGGCCGAAGCAGAAACTCGTCGTGCTATTGACGCAGCAAATCGAGCGTGGCCTGCGTGGCGCGCAATGACTGGCAAACAGCGTGCGGCGATTCTTCGCAAATGGTACGATCTCATGCTCGAAAATGCTGACGATCTTGCACTCATTCTTACCACCGAGCAGGGGAAGCCGCTCGCCGAAGCGAAAGGCGAGATTCAATATGCTGCTTCGTTCATCGAGTGGTTTGGCGAGGAAGCAAAACGCATTTATGGCGACGTGATCCCGACTGTGGCCAACGATCGTCGTATTGTCGTGACCAAAGAGCCCGTCGGCGTGTGTGCTGCCATCACTCCCTGGAACTTCCCCGCGGCCATGATCACCCGCAAGGTCGGGCCCGCACTTGCAGCCGGATGCCCAATCGTCGTGCGCCCCGCCGACGCGACGCCGCTCTCGGCACTTGCTCTTGCGGTGATTGCCGAGCGCGCTGGCGTACCCAAGGGGGTGTTCAATGTGATCACCGGTAGTTCGCGTGCCATTGGCGCAGAGATGACAAGTAATCCCATTGTCCGCAAACTCTCATTCACAGGCTCGACGGACGTTGGGAGCACGCTAATGGCGCAATGCGCCCCAACCATCAAGAAACTGTCGCTCGAGTTGGGTGGAAATGCTCCCTTCATCGTATTCGACGATGCAAACGTCGACGCGGCAGTCGACGGGGCCATCGCATCCAAGTATCGCAATACCGGGCAGACCTGCGTATGCACGAACCGCTTCTATGTCCATGAACGGGTATACGACGAATTCGCTACAAAGCTGTCCGACGCGGTTAGCCGCCTGAAAGTTGGCCCGGGTACCACCGAAGGGGTGACGCAAGGTCCGTTGATCAACGAAGCTGCCGTACTGAAGATCGAAAACCATATCCAGGACGCGCTTTCAAAAGGTGCGCGTGTCTTGTCAGGGGGCAAACGTCATGCACTGGGACACGGCTTTTTCGAGCCAACAGTCATCGTCGACGCTACTCCGTCCATGCTGGTCGCACGTGAAGAAACCTTCGGACCTGTGGCACCTCTTTTTCGGTTCTCTTCCGATGACGAGGTCATCGAGCTCGCCAATGACACTGAATTCGGCCTCGCCGCATACTTCTATAGCCGGGACATTGGCCGGGTCTGGCGTATTGCCGAAGCACTCGAGTACGGTATGGTCGGTATCAACACCGGCCTGATCTCGAACGAAGTCGCTCCATTCGGTGGCATCAAACAATCTGGTGTTGGACGGGAAGGCTCCCACTACGGTGTGGATGAGTACACCATAGTCAAATACATGTGTATGGGCGGCATCTAG
- a CDS encoding APC family permease, giving the protein METLTNNADGSAGSPEIRRASEASRPATLSGHLGTFDIVFTVLAYNAPLTVVTGFIGLLMSLGNGLGAPVTFLCAGSLMLLFAVGFTTMSKHVPNAGAFYAYITAGLGRPLGFGSALMAMLAYGFMMIGMYLYAGVVYSSLIKHLFNSTPLIWWGYSLILLAVVAVFGYLRITFSAKVLTLALVCEVVLVFVWEIAVAAAKGPVGLNPVWLTPGAAMSGSVGLGLLFGVTSFAGFEATAVFREEARQPDVTIPRATYAAVILLALLFASASFFLICGYGPKDAMTRATADASTIALDSIGLYLGHAGMETVNVLLCSSVFACLLALHNILSRYIYCLGIDGTLPRSWAAVHKRHGSPHKASVMVSVVMLAIVIAVIRSGVEPYAGYGVVTGVGGYALLLLLVMTSLSVMVFFMRKSTNASVWKTRVAPFVSFVLLSVIGWLATVNMEILTGNVKVATDLLVFIFGTLIAGCFYAARLKKTKPDVYAAIGRQKI; this is encoded by the coding sequence ATGGAAACACTGACCAATAACGCTGATGGGTCGGCTGGTAGCCCAGAAATTCGACGGGCCTCGGAAGCGAGCCGTCCCGCAACCCTGTCGGGGCATCTGGGAACATTCGACATTGTTTTTACTGTACTTGCCTACAACGCTCCGTTGACGGTGGTCACTGGATTTATCGGGCTGCTTATGTCATTGGGAAATGGCCTGGGCGCACCAGTAACCTTTCTCTGTGCGGGCAGTCTGATGTTACTGTTCGCTGTTGGCTTTACTACCATGTCGAAGCATGTGCCAAACGCTGGCGCTTTCTATGCGTACATTACTGCTGGTCTTGGAAGGCCGCTAGGCTTTGGCAGTGCTCTGATGGCCATGCTTGCGTACGGCTTCATGATGATTGGGATGTACCTGTATGCGGGCGTCGTCTATTCGTCTCTGATCAAGCATCTTTTTAACAGCACTCCGCTTATCTGGTGGGGCTATTCGCTGATCCTGCTGGCAGTAGTCGCAGTTTTCGGTTATCTGAGAATTACCTTCTCTGCGAAAGTTCTGACGCTCGCGCTTGTTTGCGAAGTGGTTCTGGTATTCGTATGGGAAATCGCGGTTGCTGCAGCAAAAGGGCCCGTGGGATTGAACCCAGTCTGGTTGACGCCGGGGGCGGCGATGTCCGGGTCAGTTGGTCTGGGACTGCTCTTTGGGGTCACGAGCTTTGCTGGTTTCGAGGCAACTGCGGTCTTCCGTGAGGAGGCGCGTCAGCCTGATGTGACGATCCCGCGCGCGACATACGCGGCAGTCATTCTCCTGGCATTACTCTTCGCTTCTGCGTCGTTCTTCCTCATCTGCGGATATGGTCCCAAGGATGCCATGACCAGGGCAACGGCCGACGCTTCGACCATTGCGCTAGACTCCATTGGACTCTACCTCGGGCACGCAGGCATGGAGACGGTGAATGTATTGCTGTGTTCTAGTGTCTTTGCCTGTCTTCTGGCGCTGCACAACATCCTCTCGCGCTACATTTACTGCCTCGGCATCGACGGGACGCTGCCACGTTCATGGGCAGCTGTGCATAAGCGGCACGGATCGCCTCACAAGGCATCGGTCATGGTGAGCGTGGTCATGCTGGCGATCGTTATTGCAGTAATCCGGAGCGGCGTCGAACCGTATGCGGGATATGGTGTTGTGACCGGCGTGGGAGGCTACGCACTGCTTCTCCTTCTCGTCATGACGTCGCTTTCTGTGATGGTGTTCTTCATGCGCAAGTCAACGAATGCTAGCGTGTGGAAGACTAGGGTCGCTCCGTTCGTGAGCTTTGTGCTGCTTTCTGTCATCGGATGGTTGGCGACCGTCAACATGGAGATTCTGACCGGCAACGTAAAGGTCGCCACGGATTTGCTGGTCTTTATTTTCGGCACGTTGATCGCAGGTTGCTTTTATGCCGCACGTTTGAAGAAGACCAAACCAGATGTGTATGCGGCCATCGGACGTCAAAAAATCTGA
- the pdxR gene encoding MocR-like pyridoxine biosynthesis transcription factor PdxR — translation MSSSVLSDWLAQRLDRSSSQPLYRQLQRLLQSAILLKELPAGARVPSSRLLAEELGLARNTVIQVYEQLAIEGYVTSTTGRGTFVANSTPEEFTETIRVPREKDELFAELRGEEEKLSSNSGQLALSRRGARLVSEAGVSKRQLGAFMPGVPDVTHFPARVWTRLHNKYWRRLRPDLLTYAPGGGLAQLRHALADYLRTSRSVRCSPEQIIITTGIHQSVDLAVRLLSDPGDVIWTEDPCYWGLRSVLQVSGLEPRPIAVDEEGISPSLMDLAHPPKLILVTPSHQYPLGMVMSLSRRRMLLEYARKNQCWIIEDDYDSEFRYTGKPLASLQGLDGAGRVIYVGSFGKTLFPGLRVGYLVVPEELAESFATASAELYREGQLLQQAVLAEFITEGHFTSHIRKMRAMYRQRREILLDAAACRYGDTIQAVGSDAGLHLVLQLPHGSDDRRTVAAALERNIVVRALSGYYSDPSRGPGGLLLGYACVPDEEIPVAFNTLADAIDETTVRVNDRQDVPRIKAYVA, via the coding sequence ATGAGTTCAAGCGTGCTATCTGACTGGCTGGCACAACGACTTGATCGAAGTAGCTCGCAGCCACTCTATCGGCAACTTCAGAGGCTTTTGCAAAGCGCAATATTGCTAAAGGAGCTCCCCGCAGGAGCGCGCGTGCCATCTTCGAGGCTGCTGGCCGAGGAACTTGGGTTGGCGCGTAACACGGTCATACAGGTCTATGAGCAGTTGGCGATAGAAGGGTATGTCACGTCTACGACAGGACGAGGCACCTTCGTCGCCAATTCAACCCCGGAGGAATTCACTGAGACGATAAGAGTTCCCCGCGAGAAGGATGAGCTATTTGCTGAACTACGTGGCGAGGAAGAAAAGCTGTCGTCGAACTCAGGACAGCTCGCCCTGTCGCGCCGAGGCGCTCGGCTTGTTTCGGAGGCGGGAGTGTCCAAGCGCCAGCTGGGTGCGTTCATGCCAGGCGTGCCCGATGTGACTCACTTTCCAGCGCGTGTCTGGACACGCCTGCATAACAAATACTGGCGTCGCTTGCGACCGGACCTGCTAACGTACGCGCCGGGCGGTGGTCTTGCGCAACTGCGTCACGCGCTTGCTGACTATTTGCGTACTTCTCGCTCGGTGCGCTGTAGTCCAGAACAGATCATTATTACAACTGGCATTCACCAATCTGTAGATTTGGCTGTGCGCCTGCTTTCTGATCCTGGAGACGTGATCTGGACGGAAGACCCGTGTTACTGGGGCCTTCGCAGTGTTCTGCAGGTGTCGGGGCTGGAGCCGCGCCCGATTGCAGTCGACGAAGAGGGGATCAGCCCATCGTTGATGGATCTCGCACATCCGCCGAAGCTGATACTCGTGACGCCCTCGCATCAATATCCGCTTGGCATGGTAATGAGTCTCAGTAGGAGACGAATGCTGCTCGAATACGCACGGAAAAACCAGTGCTGGATCATCGAGGATGATTACGACAGCGAGTTCCGCTACACAGGGAAGCCTCTGGCGTCGCTTCAAGGACTCGATGGCGCCGGCAGGGTGATCTACGTTGGGAGTTTTGGCAAGACGTTGTTTCCGGGGCTCAGAGTCGGCTACCTCGTGGTCCCTGAAGAACTGGCGGAGAGCTTTGCGACAGCGAGCGCCGAGTTGTATCGGGAAGGCCAGCTCCTGCAGCAGGCAGTACTCGCTGAGTTCATAACGGAAGGACACTTCACGTCTCACATTCGGAAGATGCGAGCCATGTATCGGCAACGCCGAGAAATCCTTCTCGACGCTGCAGCCTGCCGATATGGCGACACTATCCAGGCAGTTGGAAGCGATGCCGGCCTGCATCTGGTACTGCAGCTTCCGCATGGTTCAGATGACCGGCGAACAGTAGCGGCGGCGCTTGAGCGCAACATCGTTGTACGAGCGTTATCCGGATACTATTCGGACCCTTCGAGAGGACCCGGCGGCCTGCTGCTGGGTTACGCATGTGTTCCTGACGAAGAAATCCCAGTGGCATTCAACACGCTCGCTGACGCGATTGACGAAACGACAGTGCGCGTGAACGATCGTCAGGATGTTCCGCGCATCAAGGCCTATGTCGCATGA
- a CDS encoding MaoC/PaaZ C-terminal domain-containing protein, whose translation MATVESAVANGLGPNAKFYEEFEVGTEWVTPRRTITEADIVLFTAVTGDQNPVHTDEEFAKNSVFGARLLHGPAVFAIATGLEFRLGIKEGTAIAFLGMTWDMRGPVKAGDTLHVRERVTSKRETKKPDSGIVFFYVAVENQRGEVVQEGEWKVMMKRKPGLYS comes from the coding sequence ATGGCAACGGTAGAATCCGCAGTCGCAAACGGCCTCGGCCCGAATGCAAAGTTCTATGAGGAATTCGAGGTGGGTACGGAGTGGGTGACACCGCGCCGCACAATCACCGAAGCCGATATTGTGCTCTTCACGGCTGTTACCGGTGACCAGAATCCGGTTCACACCGATGAGGAGTTCGCGAAGAACAGCGTTTTCGGCGCACGTCTCTTGCACGGACCGGCAGTATTCGCGATCGCCACGGGTCTCGAATTTCGGCTTGGCATAAAGGAAGGCACGGCCATCGCTTTCCTCGGTATGACGTGGGACATGCGTGGGCCAGTGAAAGCTGGCGACACCCTTCATGTCCGTGAGCGCGTAACTTCAAAGCGCGAAACGAAGAAGCCCGATTCTGGCATTGTATTTTTCTATGTTGCGGTTGAAAACCAGCGCGGCGAGGTTGTGCAGGAAGGCGAGTGGAAGGTGATGATGAAGCGCAAGCCCGGCCTCTATTCCTGA
- a CDS encoding tartrate dehydrogenase, translated as MKTHKIAVIAGDGIGKEVMPEGLRVVSAAASKYGINLEFQTFEWADCDYYAKHGEMMPADWFEQLQQFEAIYFGAVGMPDIVPDHISLWGSLLKFRREFDQYVNLRPVRLMPGVPCPLAGKSPSDIDFYVVRENTEGEYSSVGGRLFEGTEREVVLQESVFSRHGVDRILRYAFELANNRPKKHLTAATKSNGISISMPYWDERVANIGTEYPEVKWDKYHIDILCARFVLSPERFDVVVASNLFGDILSDLGPACAGTIGIAPSANLNPERKFPSLFEPVHGSAPDIYGKNIANPLGMIWSGAMMLDFLGQGDSKYRSAHDSIVKAIEECLTEGPRTPDLGGSANTTEVGQGVCERLR; from the coding sequence ATGAAGACACACAAGATTGCAGTTATTGCTGGTGACGGAATCGGTAAGGAGGTAATGCCAGAGGGGCTGCGAGTTGTCAGTGCGGCGGCAAGCAAGTATGGAATCAATCTCGAGTTTCAGACATTCGAATGGGCGGATTGCGACTACTACGCCAAGCACGGTGAGATGATGCCGGCGGACTGGTTCGAGCAGTTGCAACAGTTCGAGGCCATTTATTTCGGTGCGGTTGGGATGCCGGATATTGTCCCTGACCACATTTCACTTTGGGGATCGCTGCTCAAGTTTCGACGCGAATTTGACCAATACGTGAATCTACGCCCGGTGCGATTGATGCCGGGCGTGCCGTGCCCGCTTGCAGGTAAATCGCCCAGCGACATTGACTTTTACGTTGTTCGGGAAAATACCGAGGGCGAATACTCGTCCGTCGGCGGTCGTCTGTTCGAAGGCACGGAGCGCGAGGTCGTGCTCCAGGAATCCGTGTTTAGCCGACACGGCGTTGACCGGATCTTGAGATACGCATTTGAACTCGCGAATAATCGACCGAAGAAGCATCTGACAGCAGCAACGAAGTCGAACGGTATTTCGATCTCCATGCCCTATTGGGACGAACGGGTCGCAAACATTGGAACCGAATATCCCGAAGTGAAATGGGACAAGTATCACATCGACATTCTTTGCGCTCGATTCGTACTTTCGCCTGAGCGTTTTGATGTCGTGGTTGCGTCCAACCTTTTCGGCGATATTCTTTCTGATCTTGGTCCAGCTTGTGCTGGGACGATTGGAATTGCCCCCTCGGCAAATCTCAACCCGGAGCGTAAGTTCCCGTCGCTCTTCGAACCGGTCCACGGGTCGGCACCTGATATCTACGGAAAGAATATTGCTAATCCGCTGGGTATGATTTGGTCCGGTGCAATGATGCTCGATTTTCTTGGCCAAGGAGACTCAAAATATCGTTCAGCTCATGATTCGATTGTGAAAGCGATCGAGGAATGTCTGACCGAGGGACCTCGCACACCCGATCTTGGGGGGAGTGCGAATACGACTGAAGTTGGGCAAGGGGTTTGCGAACGCCTTCGGTAA
- a CDS encoding class I adenylate-forming enzyme family protein: MLTADIEAHALRDSARVAIRSGTEVLQYGELIRKVDRFVDSLRGAGVDSRHTVASLCDNRIEVLLLYYAMGKIGGTFISINQSLTAPEVAYILGHAEVSLLLHDERMELVAKKAAEDQDTVQVTTFEELIAAGSTSQVSTIGQMADNFMVAYTSGSTGRPKAVAFDQRSEVAGNRSLIEMWGMTPSDITLVALPLGFMYGLSTAASMTLQAGGEVVLLRRFHPREVLEALISHKATVFHGVPTMFAMMLEYAEQNSVEVDLSFMRLLVSAGAPLSRELCARFEAKFGKRIDDYYGLTEVRPVFGRYWNDSSPVPASAIGKAAPGVIVRIVDSNGNDVEQGETGEILVRAPSTTRGYFKNPELTESVFTGDGLLKTGDLGYRDTDGYYHLTGRIKDIIIRGGANIAPAEVEETIESHPDAKAVAVIGVPDEKFGQIVVAYVVPRECNHASEDEVREFCKGRLADFKVPAQIIWSEELPLGITGKVDKKALLARWSECHV; encoded by the coding sequence ATGTTGACAGCGGACATCGAAGCGCATGCGTTGCGCGACTCGGCACGTGTGGCGATTCGGAGCGGAACGGAAGTTCTGCAATATGGAGAACTGATACGAAAAGTTGACCGCTTTGTCGACAGTTTAAGAGGCGCGGGAGTTGATAGTCGCCACACCGTTGCATCGCTTTGTGACAATCGTATTGAAGTTCTCCTCCTTTACTACGCCATGGGCAAGATTGGGGGTACGTTTATCTCAATCAACCAAAGTCTAACGGCTCCCGAAGTTGCATACATCCTGGGGCATGCGGAGGTGTCGTTACTGCTGCATGATGAGAGGATGGAACTGGTTGCAAAGAAGGCAGCTGAAGATCAGGACACGGTCCAGGTAACAACATTCGAAGAGCTCATTGCGGCAGGGTCCACTTCGCAAGTGTCCACCATAGGTCAGATGGCGGACAACTTTATGGTGGCGTACACGTCCGGTTCTACTGGCCGGCCCAAAGCCGTGGCATTCGACCAAAGGTCCGAAGTCGCGGGGAATCGCTCCCTCATCGAAATGTGGGGAATGACGCCGTCCGATATAACATTGGTTGCATTGCCACTGGGCTTTATGTATGGGTTGTCGACTGCGGCGTCGATGACTCTGCAGGCCGGAGGCGAAGTTGTTCTGTTGAGACGCTTTCATCCGCGCGAGGTACTTGAGGCTTTGATCAGCCATAAAGCCACTGTCTTCCACGGCGTGCCAACGATGTTTGCAATGATGCTTGAGTACGCGGAGCAGAACAGTGTAGAAGTTGATCTGTCTTTCATGAGGTTGCTGGTTTCAGCAGGGGCGCCACTATCCCGTGAGCTTTGCGCCCGATTCGAGGCGAAATTCGGCAAGAGAATTGACGACTACTACGGCCTGACAGAGGTCCGTCCTGTTTTCGGGCGATACTGGAACGATTCTTCTCCAGTACCTGCAAGCGCCATCGGTAAGGCGGCGCCGGGCGTCATTGTAAGAATTGTTGATTCCAATGGTAACGACGTTGAGCAAGGCGAAACGGGTGAAATTCTCGTTCGCGCACCATCCACGACTCGTGGCTATTTCAAGAATCCGGAACTGACGGAGAGTGTTTTCACGGGAGATGGCCTCCTTAAGACGGGAGATCTGGGCTATCGAGACACCGACGGCTACTACCACCTTACAGGTCGTATTAAGGACATTATTATTCGTGGCGGAGCAAACATCGCTCCAGCGGAGGTTGAAGAGACAATCGAGAGCCACCCGGATGCGAAAGCTGTTGCCGTTATTGGCGTTCCGGACGAGAAATTTGGCCAGATCGTTGTCGCTTACGTCGTCCCACGTGAGTGCAACCACGCTTCTGAAGATGAAGTGAGGGAATTCTGCAAAGGTCGGCTGGCTGACTTTAAGGTCCCCGCCCAAATCATCTGGTCGGAAGAGTTGCCGTTAGGCATAACAGGCAAGGTGGACAAAAAGGCACTACTTGCGCGCTGGAGTGAATGCCACGTGTAA
- the gabT gene encoding 4-aminobutyrate--2-oxoglutarate transaminase, which yields MSDTNADLLDRKNAATPRGVGVMCEFYAARAENAELWDVEGRRFIDFAAGIAVCNTGHRHPKIVAAIREQLDFFTHTAYQIVPYASYVTLAEKINERAPGNYPKKTAFFTTGAEAVENAIKIARAATGRSGVIAFTGGFHGRTMMGMALTGKVAPYKLNFGPFPAEVFHAPFPNPLHGVTTTDSLKAIEHLFKADIEPKRVAAIIFEPVQGEGGFHPAPAEFVRALRKLCDEHGILLIADEVQTGFARTGKLFAMQHYDVVPDLMTMAKSLAGGMPLSGVVGRAELMDAAAPGGLGGTYAGNPLAIAAAHAVLDIIDEEALCDRATQLGDRIKANLKNLREIVPQIADIRGPGAMVAVEFCKPGSEHEPDPTFTKQVQAKALERGLLLLVCGTYANVIRFLFPLTVEENVFDEALSILQDVLKETAAVPA from the coding sequence ATGAGTGATACCAATGCTGATCTGCTCGATCGCAAGAACGCCGCTACACCGCGCGGTGTGGGAGTCATGTGTGAGTTCTACGCTGCACGCGCCGAGAACGCGGAGCTTTGGGACGTTGAAGGTCGCCGCTTCATCGACTTCGCAGCGGGAATCGCGGTGTGCAACACTGGGCATCGTCACCCAAAGATTGTGGCAGCGATTCGCGAACAACTCGACTTTTTCACGCACACCGCCTATCAGATCGTCCCGTACGCTTCCTACGTAACGCTCGCCGAGAAGATCAACGAGCGTGCACCGGGTAACTATCCCAAGAAAACAGCTTTCTTCACGACCGGGGCTGAAGCCGTTGAGAATGCAATCAAGATCGCACGCGCGGCAACTGGTCGATCCGGCGTGATCGCATTTACGGGCGGGTTCCACGGTCGCACGATGATGGGGATGGCGCTCACGGGGAAAGTCGCGCCTTACAAGTTGAATTTTGGTCCCTTCCCGGCCGAAGTCTTCCACGCCCCCTTCCCAAATCCGCTACATGGGGTGACTACGACGGACTCGCTGAAGGCTATCGAACATCTGTTCAAGGCAGACATTGAACCAAAGCGTGTTGCGGCAATCATCTTCGAGCCGGTGCAAGGGGAAGGTGGCTTCCACCCAGCTCCGGCCGAATTCGTGCGAGCTCTGCGCAAACTTTGCGATGAGCACGGCATTTTGCTGATAGCTGATGAGGTACAGACGGGCTTTGCACGGACAGGCAAACTCTTCGCGATGCAACACTACGACGTCGTGCCAGATCTGATGACGATGGCAAAGAGCCTTGCGGGCGGCATGCCTCTGTCGGGTGTCGTGGGTCGAGCCGAGTTGATGGATGCTGCAGCGCCGGGCGGGCTTGGCGGCACCTATGCTGGTAACCCTCTCGCAATCGCGGCGGCACATGCCGTCCTCGACATCATTGATGAAGAGGCACTCTGCGACCGTGCAACACAACTCGGCGACCGAATCAAGGCAAACCTGAAGAACCTTCGGGAAATCGTGCCTCAGATCGCGGATATCCGAGGGCCGGGTGCAATGGTCGCCGTCGAATTCTGCAAACCCGGTTCCGAGCACGAGCCAGATCCGACGTTCACGAAACAGGTACAGGCAAAAGCGCTCGAGCGAGGCCTGCTACTCCTTGTTTGTGGCACGTACGCAAATGTCATCCGCTTCCTGTTCCCGCTGACAGTTGAAGAGAATGTGTTTGACGAAGCTCTTTCGATCCTTCAGGACGTGTTGAAGGAAACCGCCGCTGTACCAGCCTGA